The proteins below are encoded in one region of Neoasaia chiangmaiensis:
- a CDS encoding TetR/AcrR family transcriptional regulator, translating into MDATTETLIEFGYQATSMDRIAHSSGMSKKTLYQMFSSKQELLEALLTERLFNTRLSSLPLIGETAEARLVYGMQRLTDEFLRDDRICLLRVVVTEVSRIPEIGDFMQTYFTSNSRSFPLYIWLRQLEDEKLIVLNDLEADADRLFGMTIGLLTIKELTRCKPRLSNCERASHIIESVRFFLRACSQSAPRHVSAA; encoded by the coding sequence ACATTGATCGAATTCGGATACCAGGCCACATCCATGGACCGGATTGCCCATTCCTCTGGCATGTCGAAGAAAACGCTTTATCAGATGTTCAGTTCCAAGCAGGAACTTCTGGAAGCCCTGCTCACGGAACGCCTCTTCAATACCAGGCTCAGCAGCCTACCCCTGATAGGCGAAACGGCCGAGGCGCGGCTAGTCTACGGCATGCAGCGGTTGACCGATGAGTTTCTTCGTGACGACAGAATCTGCCTTCTGCGCGTCGTCGTGACGGAAGTCTCCCGTATCCCCGAGATCGGCGATTTCATGCAGACTTATTTCACGTCAAACAGCAGAAGTTTTCCACTCTACATCTGGCTACGGCAGCTGGAAGACGAAAAACTCATCGTGTTGAATGACCTGGAAGCCGATGCCGATCGGCTTTTCGGCATGACCATTGGCCTGCTGACCATCAAGGAACTGACCCGCTGCAAACCGCGATTAAGCAATTGCGAACGAGCCAGCCACATTATCGAGAGCGTCCGGTTCTTTCTGCGCGCCTGTAGCCAGAGCGCGCCGCGTCACGTCAGCGCAGCGTAA
- a CDS encoding CvpA family protein, with protein MTTADIVALTTMGLAALWGMFNGFWTLVLGFAAWAGAIWVTVECYALLLPFIAPHVGDVVVAKGLAMASCFVVSILIFSSIARRAGRLVQGSVLGSVDRLLGIGLGAAVGFGFLVIGFVALHAFFGRGIVFIVHGSHLAPYIERSASYLEGLLPSFAQTGVAPLSAPGHDAAI; from the coding sequence ATGACGACCGCCGATATTGTCGCGCTGACGACCATGGGTCTGGCGGCGCTCTGGGGAATGTTCAACGGCTTCTGGACCCTCGTTCTTGGCTTTGCAGCGTGGGCGGGCGCAATCTGGGTTACGGTCGAGTGTTATGCGCTGCTGTTGCCCTTTATCGCGCCGCACGTCGGGGACGTTGTCGTGGCGAAAGGGCTTGCGATGGCATCGTGCTTCGTCGTGTCGATCCTGATATTCTCCAGTATCGCGCGTCGTGCAGGCCGTCTGGTGCAGGGGTCGGTTCTGGGCTCGGTCGATCGTCTGCTCGGTATCGGTCTCGGCGCGGCGGTGGGATTCGGCTTTCTGGTGATCGGGTTTGTGGCATTGCATGCGTTTTTCGGGCGAGGGATCGTTTTCATCGTGCATGGCAGCCATCTGGCCCCTTATATAGAGCGCAGCGCTTCCTATCTTGAGGGTTTGTTGCCGAGCTTTGCACAAACAGGGGTTGCGCCGTTGTCCGCGCCGGGCCATGACGCCGCCATCTGA
- a CDS encoding quinone-dependent dihydroorotate dehydrogenase has protein sequence MNKLASAATALLHRFEPETAHEIAIRGLALGLGPAHARRDVPALSTRLMGLRFPNPIGLAAGFDKDARAVRPLARLGFGHVECGTVTPRPQPGNPAPRLFRLPEDGAIINRMGFNSCGIDRFCRRLARLHRPMPGGYGRGAGHTPVGVNLGINKENASPAQDYANGVARVSPYADYVTINLSSPNTPGLRNLQTAEHLAAILSAIADRNPTRPPLVVKLSPDLAESDIQPIVETAIEHGADGLILTNTTISRPAGLRSFHADEAGGLSGRPLAPLARDMLHRVAAVTKGRLHLIACGGIESGQDVFDRLSAGADMVQIYSSFILDGAGVLDRMKRELLQIMRERNLESIDDIRAQARA, from the coding sequence ATGAACAAACTGGCCTCCGCCGCCACCGCCCTCCTGCATCGCTTCGAGCCGGAAACCGCTCATGAGATCGCCATTCGCGGTCTCGCCCTCGGACTGGGTCCCGCTCATGCCCGGCGCGATGTCCCGGCGCTCAGCACGCGTCTGATGGGCCTCCGTTTCCCCAATCCCATCGGCCTTGCCGCAGGTTTCGACAAGGACGCACGGGCCGTACGGCCGTTGGCACGCCTCGGTTTCGGCCATGTCGAATGTGGCACGGTCACACCGCGCCCGCAGCCCGGCAACCCTGCCCCCCGCCTCTTCCGCCTGCCGGAAGACGGGGCGATCATCAATCGCATGGGCTTCAACAGCTGCGGCATCGACCGTTTCTGCCGTCGCCTGGCGCGCCTGCATCGTCCCATGCCTGGCGGCTATGGCCGTGGCGCCGGACATACGCCGGTCGGCGTCAACCTCGGCATCAACAAGGAGAATGCCAGTCCGGCACAGGACTACGCCAATGGTGTCGCACGCGTCAGCCCCTATGCCGACTACGTCACCATCAACCTTTCGTCCCCCAACACGCCGGGTTTGCGCAATCTCCAGACAGCCGAACATCTTGCCGCGATCCTCAGCGCCATTGCCGACCGAAATCCGACTCGCCCGCCGCTCGTGGTCAAACTCTCGCCGGATCTCGCCGAGAGCGATATCCAGCCGATCGTCGAAACGGCGATCGAGCATGGCGCGGACGGACTGATCCTGACGAATACGACGATCAGCCGTCCTGCCGGTCTGAGAAGCTTCCACGCCGACGAAGCCGGCGGCCTGTCCGGACGACCGCTTGCGCCGCTTGCCCGTGATATGCTGCATCGCGTCGCTGCCGTTACGAAAGGTCGACTTCACCTGATCGCCTGTGGCGGCATCGAGAGCGGTCAGGACGTGTTTGATCGTCTTTCCGCAGGCGCCGATATGGTGCAGATCTATTCCAGCTTCATTCTGGACGGCGCAGGAGTCCTTGACCGGATGAAACGGGAACTCCTGCAGATCATGCGTGAGCGAAACCTCGAAAGCATTGACGATATCAGGGCGCAAGCACGCGCCTGA
- a CDS encoding MFS transporter has product MQSETSSTYDATLAGEVTRPSAEEIGLDASSLRRAAWTCSFGSALEYYDFALYSLASALVFGPLFFPSHIPGMGLIASFGTYFLGFAARPFGGIVFGALGDRWGRKSVLLITVTLMGCASTGIGLIPTYATIGMWAPVLLVILRVLQGLGAGAEQAGAAVMMTEYAPPGRRGFYASLPFLGIQVGTILAAIVYFVLLFGVDDVSQGWVWRVPFLASAVILVVALYMRLTLKESPAFAHMQEEAAKEQHDATLTGLLRGSWRTIVIGIGLRAAENGGSSIYQVLALSFIVHTMGMKPLVGTLALICAAIAGAVTVPVAGLMADRWGRVRVYRGFAIVTALASFPVWYAFSLGNVFLAIIALTVALGVGIWGMFGTQAALLPEMFGARHRYVAVSLTRETSAVISGGLTPLFGSFAIAFVSRYHIHDAHPGEGAWWLLAIYVILLALTTILATLFLPEPRNRDLLDPNDVL; this is encoded by the coding sequence ATGCAGAGTGAGACGAGCTCAACCTATGATGCAACGTTGGCAGGCGAGGTGACGCGGCCATCGGCGGAAGAGATTGGGCTTGATGCGTCCAGCCTTCGTCGAGCGGCATGGACATGTTCCTTCGGCAGCGCGCTGGAATATTACGACTTTGCGCTCTACAGCCTTGCCTCCGCGCTGGTTTTCGGGCCGCTTTTCTTTCCTTCGCACATACCCGGCATGGGTCTGATCGCCAGTTTCGGGACATATTTTCTCGGTTTTGCGGCCCGTCCGTTCGGGGGCATCGTGTTCGGTGCGCTGGGTGATCGCTGGGGACGCAAGAGCGTCCTTCTGATTACCGTGACATTGATGGGTTGTGCCAGCACGGGCATCGGCCTGATTCCGACCTATGCGACGATTGGCATGTGGGCACCGGTCCTGCTGGTGATCCTGCGGGTGCTTCAGGGGCTGGGCGCTGGCGCGGAACAGGCGGGCGCGGCGGTCATGATGACGGAATATGCACCGCCCGGGCGCCGTGGCTTCTATGCGTCCCTGCCGTTTCTCGGCATACAGGTCGGCACCATTCTGGCCGCGATCGTTTATTTCGTGCTGCTGTTTGGCGTTGATGACGTCTCGCAAGGCTGGGTGTGGCGCGTGCCTTTTCTGGCGAGTGCCGTGATCCTTGTCGTGGCGTTGTATATGCGTCTGACGCTCAAGGAATCACCGGCTTTCGCGCATATGCAGGAAGAGGCTGCCAAGGAGCAGCATGACGCAACGCTGACGGGTCTGCTTCGTGGTTCCTGGCGGACCATCGTGATCGGCATCGGCCTGCGTGCGGCGGAGAATGGCGGTTCGTCGATCTATCAGGTTCTCGCATTGAGTTTTATCGTGCACACGATGGGCATGAAGCCACTGGTCGGTACATTGGCGCTTATCTGCGCAGCCATCGCAGGCGCCGTGACCGTGCCCGTAGCGGGATTGATGGCGGATCGCTGGGGGCGTGTGCGTGTCTATCGCGGATTTGCGATCGTGACGGCGCTGGCCTCGTTCCCTGTCTGGTACGCTTTCAGTCTCGGGAATGTTTTCCTGGCCATCATTGCGCTGACGGTGGCGCTCGGCGTTGGCATCTGGGGCATGTTCGGCACGCAGGCGGCTTTGCTTCCGGAGATGTTCGGGGCCCGCCATCGGTATGTGGCGGTATCCCTGACGCGTGAGACGTCTGCCGTGATCTCCGGCGGCCTGACGCCGCTGTTCGGCTCGTTCGCCATCGCCTTTGTCTCTCGCTACCATATCCACGATGCTCATCCGGGCGAGGGCGCATGGTGGTTGCTGGCGATCTACGTCATCCTGTTGGCACTGACCACGATTTTGGCGACATTGTTCCTGCCGGAGCCGCGTAATCGCGATCTGCTGGATCCGAATGACGTCCTGTGA
- a CDS encoding 2-keto-4-pentenoate hydratase: MDKPSAVNGLAEIYLNARHRGELLQGIPAAFEPQDEAQAYAVQDAVARILTTGSGPVRGWKVGAATPEAIPFCAPIHAATILEDGARVDARLCRHFGVEAELAYRFARDLPRGDKPYDENTVLEAIGSIHAAIEIFDTRFDKPHSQSRLAHMADQGNHGAMIVGEGVADWHRFIPSTAAKMTLTINGTVTHRKIGGNSAGDTRRLLTWLANHAAERGLPIKAGDTVISGSTMGTAFVRQDSEVVVEFEGLPPVHATVQVASV, from the coding sequence ATGGATAAACCATCCGCAGTGAACGGGTTGGCCGAGATATACCTGAATGCCCGGCATCGTGGAGAACTGTTGCAGGGCATTCCCGCGGCCTTCGAACCGCAGGACGAGGCGCAGGCTTATGCTGTGCAAGATGCCGTGGCGCGTATTCTGACCACCGGGTCCGGTCCTGTCAGGGGCTGGAAGGTCGGGGCAGCGACGCCGGAGGCAATCCCATTCTGCGCGCCGATACACGCGGCGACAATTCTTGAGGATGGGGCGAGGGTCGATGCGCGGCTTTGTCGTCATTTCGGCGTTGAGGCGGAACTGGCCTACCGGTTCGCGCGCGATCTTCCGCGTGGTGATAAACCCTATGATGAAAATACGGTGTTGGAGGCCATCGGTTCGATCCATGCTGCGATCGAGATATTCGATACGCGTTTCGACAAGCCCCACTCGCAGAGTCGTCTGGCGCACATGGCCGATCAGGGCAATCATGGCGCGATGATCGTCGGGGAGGGCGTGGCGGACTGGCATCGCTTTATTCCATCCACGGCCGCAAAGATGACGCTGACGATCAATGGCACGGTGACCCATCGCAAGATAGGTGGCAATTCCGCGGGAGACACGCGCCGGTTGCTGACATGGCTGGCCAATCACGCGGCTGAACGTGGCCTGCCGATCAAGGCCGGCGATACGGTTATCAGTGGCTCAACGATGGGCACGGCGTTTGTTCGTCAGGATTCCGAGGTTGTTGTGGAATTCGAGGGTCTTCCGCCGGTCCATGCGACCGTTCAGGTTGCTTCTGTGTGA
- the purF gene encoding amidophosphoribosyltransferase: MSCPSDRSVSATAVNRPYEECGVVGIWGADDAAAMVALGLHALQHRGQEAAGIVSHDTERFYQHKGLGLVGEVFHDPRVMATLPGQSAIGHNRYATTGATLLRNVQPLYADFEFGGLAVAHNGNLTNAGTLRQALVRRGCLFQSTTDTEVFVHLIAISLYTNVMDRLIDAVKQVKGAYSLIALTPEMMVGLRDPLGVRPLILGRLPSSGGWMLASETCGLDIVGAEYVRDIEPGEIVVIDRDGIRSIKPFAETQSRFCVFEYIYFARPDSVLESQPVYSARKQIGVELARESAVDADVVVPVPDSGVPSAMGFAVESGIPFEMGIIRNHYVGRTFIEPTDQIRNLGVRMKHSANRTVLAGRRVVLVDDSIVRGTTSRKIVDMVRAAGATEVHMRISSPPTKHPCFYGIDTPEESKLLAATHDMAAMAEVIGVDSLAFISFDGLYRALGYEGRGAARGRYCDACFTGDYPIELVDKEGHLVA; the protein is encoded by the coding sequence ATGAGTTGTCCTTCCGATCGAAGCGTGAGCGCCACGGCGGTCAACCGTCCCTATGAAGAATGCGGTGTTGTCGGAATCTGGGGTGCGGACGATGCAGCGGCGATGGTCGCGCTGGGCCTTCATGCCCTGCAGCATCGCGGGCAGGAAGCTGCCGGCATCGTCAGCCACGACACGGAGCGGTTCTACCAGCACAAGGGTCTTGGCCTGGTTGGTGAGGTGTTTCATGATCCGCGCGTCATGGCGACGTTGCCGGGGCAGTCGGCGATCGGTCACAATCGCTATGCGACCACCGGCGCCACCCTGTTGCGGAATGTCCAGCCGCTCTATGCGGATTTCGAATTTGGCGGCCTGGCCGTTGCCCATAATGGCAATCTGACGAATGCTGGCACCCTGCGCCAGGCGTTGGTACGGCGCGGTTGCCTCTTCCAGTCGACGACGGATACGGAAGTGTTCGTCCATCTCATTGCGATCTCGCTCTACACAAACGTCATGGACCGCTTGATCGATGCCGTGAAGCAGGTGAAAGGCGCATATTCCCTCATCGCCCTGACGCCCGAGATGATGGTGGGACTGCGCGACCCGCTCGGCGTCAGACCGCTGATCCTTGGGCGTCTGCCCAGTTCAGGCGGATGGATGCTCGCCAGCGAGACATGCGGCCTCGATATCGTCGGCGCTGAATATGTCCGGGATATCGAACCGGGTGAGATCGTGGTGATCGATCGCGATGGTATTCGGTCGATCAAGCCGTTTGCCGAGACGCAGTCTCGCTTCTGCGTTTTCGAATATATCTATTTCGCCCGTCCGGATTCCGTTCTGGAATCGCAGCCGGTTTACAGTGCGCGCAAGCAGATTGGCGTCGAACTGGCGCGTGAGAGTGCGGTGGATGCGGATGTAGTGGTTCCGGTGCCGGATTCCGGTGTGCCATCCGCCATGGGCTTTGCGGTGGAAAGCGGGATTCCCTTCGAAATGGGGATTATCCGCAACCATTACGTTGGGCGGACATTCATTGAGCCGACGGATCAGATTCGCAATCTCGGTGTTCGCATGAAGCATTCCGCCAATCGGACTGTTCTGGCCGGTCGGCGTGTTGTGCTTGTGGACGATTCGATCGTGCGTGGCACGACATCGCGCAAGATCGTGGACATGGTCCGCGCCGCCGGAGCGACGGAGGTGCACATGCGCATCTCCAGCCCGCCGACCAAGCATCCGTGTTTTTATGGCATCGATACGCCTGAAGAAAGCAAGCTATTGGCAGCGACGCATGATATGGCCGCGATGGCCGAGGTCATTGGCGTCGACAGTCTGGCCTTTATCTCTTTCGATGGGCTTTACCGCGCACTGGGATATGAAGGGCGTGGCGCTGCGCGCGGCCGGTATTGCGATGCCTGTTTTACGGGTGATTACCCGATCGAGCTGGTCGACAAGGAGGGCCATCTCGTCGCCTGA
- a CDS encoding DUF3772 domain-containing protein, which produces MAVRQNTIRTISGWARRFCLVALIIMTAAHPEAAPASADPGPPDPGLGNMSEGIGWHAALPTISAQLDSIHATTRGIFNELNQPDLPLGTDTLASLGHQAQTALDSANSLDTQIASYQSVYENYLKIVGATAVTGEDASITTQRKQIQSQLAEIHSASTRTHLYALQAKQLLFEINRRDNSLHHALLSEHLASPLTPAFWKNLIDELPGDRRAFVAGSHNTYPGPFRQWPYFLALLATTAVIVLGISRPSLSGLSRLRTVVAKRFGHPDEVDTDISLLPPALNGIVCAVVAGVIWNIGSIVLALNQNESAALQQLIGTALPICGFLIGAGVPILSRATSIHETPPHAPRALRGIDWMMATAILIQNILLYLNDEYILGLTTLRAVQGGYAIVIATVFLLVCRRLSRAGGEGAHLAPPIRGLAFLIVIVTWLSVLNGYIAFAFQTVAWLVSFGAAVAILSLFALCIRELAGRLLQPQTLLATRLLPLGVSGQRVSQFGVLASGVGNILLLIVLLAVAQSDGNLSTQSVSTHLRNLFVGQTISGVPVSFNTILICIGIVIVAYYGIRQICVWMRDRLFPTTQLDIGARSSIISIFTYTAWIAIFLIVLSEAGLTMKNLTWVVSALSVGIGFGLQSIVQNFVSGVILLAERPIRVGDMITIGGSQGDVRRISVRSTEIGLSDGAVMIVPNSQFITSSVTNATRFGTQGTISMAFTISQDTDIEQARQLLRKVVADRPEVLESPIPTVNVTAVAGDNVTLTVSAKVASPRMLSSVRSAIVIDAYQAFNEEKMTIATA; this is translated from the coding sequence ATGGCGGTGCGCCAAAACACGATTAGGACGATTTCAGGTTGGGCGCGCCGGTTCTGCCTTGTAGCCCTCATCATCATGACGGCGGCCCATCCCGAGGCTGCCCCTGCATCGGCAGATCCTGGCCCGCCCGATCCCGGACTGGGCAATATGTCCGAAGGCATCGGCTGGCATGCCGCCCTGCCGACGATCAGCGCCCAGCTCGACAGCATCCACGCGACAACACGCGGCATTTTCAATGAACTGAACCAGCCCGATCTTCCTCTGGGCACCGATACATTGGCCTCGCTCGGACATCAGGCCCAGACCGCACTCGACAGCGCAAACAGTCTGGACACGCAGATTGCGTCCTATCAGTCCGTCTATGAGAATTACCTCAAGATCGTCGGCGCGACAGCCGTTACCGGCGAAGACGCAAGCATCACCACGCAACGCAAGCAGATTCAGTCACAGCTGGCCGAGATCCACTCGGCCTCGACCCGCACACATCTGTATGCCTTGCAGGCCAAACAACTCCTGTTCGAGATCAACCGCCGCGACAACTCCCTGCACCATGCCCTTCTCTCCGAGCACCTCGCCTCACCGCTGACACCAGCCTTCTGGAAGAACCTGATCGATGAATTGCCGGGCGATCGCCGCGCCTTTGTCGCCGGCAGTCACAACACCTACCCCGGTCCTTTTCGCCAGTGGCCCTATTTCCTGGCATTGCTTGCCACCACCGCCGTCATCGTCCTCGGCATCTCACGACCGAGCCTGAGCGGCCTGAGCCGTCTACGAACCGTCGTCGCGAAACGCTTCGGCCATCCCGACGAGGTCGATACAGATATTTCTCTCCTCCCGCCAGCATTGAACGGTATCGTCTGCGCCGTCGTCGCTGGCGTCATCTGGAATATCGGCAGCATAGTCCTGGCACTGAACCAGAATGAAAGCGCGGCACTTCAACAGCTCATCGGCACCGCGTTGCCGATCTGCGGCTTCCTGATCGGCGCAGGCGTGCCGATCCTGAGTCGTGCGACATCCATTCATGAAACGCCGCCACATGCCCCGCGGGCACTGCGCGGCATCGACTGGATGATGGCAACGGCAATCCTGATCCAGAACATTCTTCTGTATCTCAATGACGAATACATTCTGGGCCTGACGACCTTGCGCGCCGTGCAGGGCGGCTACGCTATCGTCATCGCCACCGTTTTCCTGCTTGTCTGCCGGCGCCTGTCACGCGCCGGTGGAGAAGGTGCGCATCTGGCCCCCCCGATCCGCGGGCTGGCCTTTCTGATCGTCATTGTCACCTGGCTCTCGGTCCTGAATGGCTACATCGCCTTCGCATTCCAGACCGTTGCGTGGCTCGTCTCGTTTGGTGCTGCGGTCGCCATTCTCAGCCTGTTCGCGCTGTGCATCCGCGAGCTCGCCGGTCGTCTTCTGCAACCTCAGACGCTTCTTGCCACGAGGCTGCTTCCTCTGGGCGTCAGCGGTCAGCGCGTCAGCCAGTTCGGTGTTCTTGCGTCGGGCGTCGGCAATATCCTTCTGCTCATCGTCCTGCTGGCTGTTGCCCAGTCCGATGGCAATCTCTCGACGCAATCGGTTTCCACACACCTGCGAAACCTGTTCGTCGGCCAGACGATCAGCGGCGTGCCGGTTTCGTTCAACACGATCCTGATTTGTATCGGCATCGTCATTGTCGCCTATTACGGTATCCGCCAGATCTGCGTCTGGATGCGCGACAGGCTCTTTCCAACCACGCAACTGGATATCGGCGCCAGAAGTTCGATCATCAGCATTTTCACCTATACCGCCTGGATCGCGATTTTCCTGATCGTTCTTTCAGAAGCAGGACTGACGATGAAAAATCTGACATGGGTTGTCAGCGCGCTATCCGTCGGGATCGGTTTCGGACTGCAATCCATCGTGCAGAATTTCGTCTCCGGCGTCATTCTTCTGGCTGAGCGTCCGATCCGGGTTGGCGATATGATTACGATCGGCGGCTCCCAGGGCGACGTTCGGCGCATCAGCGTCCGCTCCACGGAAATCGGACTGTCCGATGGCGCCGTCATGATCGTGCCCAACTCACAATTCATCACGTCATCTGTCACCAACGCCACGCGCTTCGGCACGCAAGGCACGATATCAATGGCTTTCACCATTTCGCAGGACACCGATATCGAACAGGCACGGCAACTGCTGCGCAAGGTGGTGGCCGACCGCCCGGAAGTGCTGGAATCCCCGATCCCGACGGTCAATGTCACTGCCGTGGCCGGCGACAATGTCACGTTGACGGTCTCCGCCAAGGTTGCGTCGCCGCGCATGCTTTCATCGGTTCGCAGCGCAATCGTCATCGATGCCTATCAGGCGTTCAATGAAGAGAAGATGACCATTGCTACCGCATAA
- the thiC gene encoding phosphomethylpyrimidine synthase ThiC, giving the protein MDDQSISPTYASPPSGQVTTGPIEGSVKVWSSPPGRDDIRVPFRDIALDPSANEPPVRIYDTSGPYTDPTAAIDVERGLPRVRSAWLATRGLDATAETRVVKPEDNGFVSADRLVPSCPAPHGVLRGRTGQPVTQYEFARAGIVTEEMIFVAHRENLGRATMVDGAEERRADGEDFGANIPAFITPEFVRDEIAAGRAIIPANINHPELEPVIIGRNFLVKINANIGNSAVTSSAAEEVDKLVWAIRWGADTVMDLSTGRNIHNIRDWILRNSPVPIGTVPLYQALEKVGGVAEKLSWEIFRDTLIEQAEQGVDYFTIHAGVRLQHVPLTAHRTTGIVSRGGSIMAAWCLAHHRESFLYEHFEDICDIMRAYDISFSLGDGLRPGSIADANDAAQFAELETLGELTKVAWSKGCQVMIEGPGHVPMHKIKINMTKQLRECGEAPFYTLGPLTTDIAPGYDHITSGIGAAMIGWYGCAMLCYVTPKEHLGLPDRNDVKVGVITYKIAAHAADLAKGHPAAQVRDDAISRARFEFRWHDQFNLALDPDTARQFHDETLPKEAHKTAHFCSMCGPKFCSMKISHDIRRDAERNEGMAQMKAAFQEQGSRLYVKSA; this is encoded by the coding sequence ATGGACGACCAATCGATTTCTCCCACATACGCATCGCCTCCGAGCGGGCAAGTTACCACGGGGCCGATAGAAGGCTCCGTGAAGGTATGGTCATCGCCGCCGGGGCGTGACGATATCCGCGTGCCATTCCGCGACATCGCGCTCGATCCCAGCGCAAACGAGCCGCCGGTACGGATCTACGATACATCGGGGCCTTATACGGATCCGACTGCCGCCATCGATGTCGAGCGCGGCTTGCCAAGAGTTCGGTCTGCATGGCTGGCGACGCGCGGTCTGGACGCGACGGCGGAGACGCGTGTCGTCAAGCCCGAAGACAATGGCTTTGTCAGCGCCGACCGGTTGGTGCCCTCTTGTCCGGCCCCGCATGGGGTACTGCGTGGACGAACCGGGCAACCTGTGACGCAGTATGAATTCGCGCGCGCCGGCATTGTGACCGAAGAGATGATTTTCGTCGCGCATCGCGAGAACCTTGGTCGCGCGACGATGGTGGATGGTGCGGAAGAACGGCGTGCCGATGGTGAGGATTTCGGTGCGAATATTCCGGCGTTTATCACGCCGGAATTTGTGCGTGACGAGATCGCCGCCGGTCGCGCCATCATTCCTGCGAACATCAATCATCCGGAACTCGAACCGGTCATCATCGGGCGAAACTTCCTTGTGAAGATCAACGCCAACATCGGCAATTCTGCCGTGACGTCCTCGGCGGCCGAGGAAGTGGACAAGCTGGTCTGGGCGATCCGCTGGGGCGCGGACACGGTCATGGACCTGTCCACCGGCCGCAACATCCATAACATTCGCGACTGGATCCTGCGGAATTCGCCCGTGCCGATCGGCACGGTTCCGCTTTATCAGGCATTGGAAAAGGTCGGTGGGGTTGCGGAAAAGCTGTCATGGGAAATTTTCCGCGACACGCTGATCGAGCAGGCGGAACAGGGCGTGGATTACTTCACGATCCATGCCGGCGTGCGTTTGCAGCACGTGCCGCTGACCGCGCATCGCACGACCGGCATTGTATCGCGTGGCGGGTCCATCATGGCGGCGTGGTGCCTGGCGCATCATCGGGAGAGCTTCCTTTACGAGCATTTCGAAGACATCTGCGACATCATGCGCGCCTACGACATTTCCTTCTCCCTGGGCGACGGCCTGCGTCCCGGCTCGATTGCCGATGCCAATGACGCGGCGCAGTTTGCGGAACTGGAGACGCTGGGCGAGCTGACAAAGGTTGCCTGGAGCAAGGGTTGCCAGGTCATGATCGAGGGGCCGGGTCATGTGCCGATGCACAAGATCAAGATCAACATGACCAAGCAGCTTCGCGAATGTGGGGAAGCGCCGTTCTATACGCTCGGACCGCTGACGACGGATATTGCGCCGGGCTACGATCATATCACCTCCGGTATCGGCGCCGCGATGATCGGATGGTACGGTTGTGCGATGTTGTGCTACGTCACGCCCAAGGAGCACCTTGGCTTGCCGGATCGCAACGATGTGAAAGTCGGGGTGATTACGTACAAGATCGCAGCGCATGCTGCCGATCTTGCGAAAGGTCATCCGGCCGCGCAAGTTCGTGACGATGCGATATCGCGCGCCCGTTTCGAGTTCCGCTGGCACGATCAGTTCAACCTGGCACTCGATCCCGATACGGCGCGCCAGTTCCATGACGAAACCCTGCCCAAGGAAGCGCACAAGACGGCGCATTTCTGTTCCATGTGCGGGCCGAAGTTCTGCTCGATGAAAATCAGTCATGACATCCGGCGGGACGCCGAACGTAACGAGGGCATGGCCCAGATGAAGGCGGCTTTTCAGGAGCAGGGCTCCAGACTTTACGTGAAAAGCGCATAG